A stretch of Methanosphaerula palustris E1-9c DNA encodes these proteins:
- the mcrA gene encoding coenzyme-B sulfoethylthiotransferase subunit alpha has translation MAKIERSQKLFLKALKEKFAGEDPAGEHTHFARAGLEQSERKREFMKEGKKVEMERGISQYDPKRCHLGGIPLGQRQLMTYEISGTGTFVEGDDLHFVNNAAMQQMWDDIRRTIIVGMDLAHNTLQKRLGKEVTPETINEYLHILNHAMPGAAVVQEHMVETHPSLVSDCYVKVFTGDDEVADQIEPQYLLNIEKLFPAKSAEKLKAAVGKSMFQAIHIPTTVSRTCDGGTTSRWSAMQIGMSFIAAYRMCAGEAAVADLSYAAKHAGVIQMADILPARRARGPNEPGGIKFGNFCDMIQADRKYPNDPAKASLEVVGAGTMLFDQIWLGSYMSGGVGFTQYATAAYTDNILDEFVYYGMDYLKSKYGGYSQAPATQEVVNDLATEVTLNAMEQYEQFPTMMEDHFGGSQRASVIAAASGLTTSIGTGNSNAGLNGWYLSMLMHKEGWSRLGFFGYDLQDQCGSANSMSIRPDEGLLGELRGPNYPNYAMNVGHQGEYAAISGGAHFGRGDPWVLNPLIKITFADPSLVFDFSEPRREFAKGAIREFMPAGERSLIIPAR, from the coding sequence ATGGCAAAAATTGAGAGATCACAGAAGCTCTTCCTGAAGGCACTCAAAGAGAAGTTTGCAGGAGAGGACCCCGCAGGAGAACACACTCACTTTGCACGTGCAGGACTTGAGCAGTCCGAGCGGAAGAGAGAGTTCATGAAGGAAGGTAAGAAGGTAGAGATGGAGCGTGGGATCAGCCAGTACGACCCCAAGCGCTGTCATCTCGGCGGTATCCCTCTCGGTCAGCGCCAGCTGATGACCTACGAGATCAGCGGCACCGGCACCTTCGTCGAGGGCGACGACCTGCACTTCGTCAACAACGCTGCGATGCAGCAGATGTGGGACGACATCCGCCGGACGATCATCGTTGGTATGGACCTGGCCCACAACACGCTCCAGAAGCGTCTCGGCAAGGAAGTCACTCCTGAGACGATCAACGAATACCTCCACATCCTCAACCATGCAATGCCAGGGGCAGCCGTGGTTCAGGAACACATGGTCGAGACCCACCCATCACTCGTATCGGACTGCTATGTCAAGGTCTTCACCGGTGACGACGAAGTCGCCGACCAGATCGAGCCACAGTACCTCCTCAACATCGAGAAACTCTTCCCGGCAAAGTCTGCAGAGAAACTGAAAGCAGCAGTCGGTAAGTCGATGTTCCAGGCAATCCACATCCCAACGACTGTCTCAAGAACCTGTGATGGTGGGACCACCTCCAGATGGTCTGCGATGCAGATCGGTATGTCCTTCATCGCGGCCTACAGAATGTGCGCCGGTGAGGCAGCAGTCGCTGACCTTTCCTACGCAGCCAAGCACGCCGGCGTCATCCAGATGGCCGACATCCTGCCAGCACGCCGTGCACGTGGCCCGAACGAACCAGGTGGTATCAAATTCGGTAACTTCTGTGATATGATCCAGGCAGACCGCAAGTATCCAAACGACCCCGCAAAGGCATCCCTTGAGGTTGTCGGTGCAGGAACGATGCTCTTCGATCAGATCTGGCTCGGATCCTACATGTCCGGTGGTGTCGGGTTCACCCAGTATGCAACCGCAGCATACACCGACAACATCCTCGACGAGTTCGTCTACTATGGTATGGACTACCTCAAGTCGAAGTACGGCGGCTACTCGCAAGCACCGGCAACCCAGGAGGTCGTCAACGACCTCGCAACTGAGGTCACACTGAACGCCATGGAGCAGTACGAGCAGTTCCCAACCATGATGGAGGACCACTTCGGCGGTTCTCAGCGTGCCAGTGTCATTGCAGCAGCATCAGGTCTAACCACCTCAATCGGTACCGGGAACTCCAATGCAGGTCTGAACGGTTGGTATCTCTCGATGCTCATGCACAAGGAAGGATGGTCACGTCTCGGTTTCTTCGGCTACGACCTGCAGGACCAGTGTGGTTCAGCAAACTCAATGTCGATCAGACCGGATGAAGGTCTGCTCGGTGAACTCCGTGGACCAAACTATCCGAACTATGCGATGAACGTCGGTCACCAGGGTGAGTACGCTGCTATCTCCGGCGGTGCCCACTTCGGCCGTGGCGATCCATGGGTTCTAAACCCACTGATCAAGATCACGTTCGCAGACCCCTCGCTGGTGTTTGACTTCTCTGAGCCACGCCGTGAATTCGCCAAGGGAGCAATCCGCGAGTTCATGCCAGCGGGCGAGCGCTCACTGATCATCCCAGCGCGGTAA
- a CDS encoding ABC transporter ATP-binding protein translates to MITGTSLSKTYGDRTALDEISLSVQKGEIVGIIGPSGSGKSTLLRLLDLIETPTTGTIALDGVPVPTGRHGRLQVIRQMGMVFQRPAVFSGTVSENISAGLRFRGEEKEVIDKEVKRMLGLIRLEGYGDRIASTLSGGELQRVAIARAAVTRPVVLFMDEPTANLDPHSTAVIEDMIHHLATEEETTILLATHDMVQGQRLCDRIGVMIDGRLVQTGTPDEIFSSPATPAVATFTGIDNLLNGYIEAVTDGIADFVVAGHHLQAIIVSDRYRGPAILSIRPEEVTLTFDQGSDGSARNQMSGTISRILPLGPLVRVTVDCDAVQVTALITRASNEEMHLTVGRVVTARFKASAAHIILEL, encoded by the coding sequence ATGATCACCGGTACCTCCCTCTCCAAAACCTACGGTGACCGGACAGCATTGGATGAAATCTCGCTCTCGGTCCAAAAAGGAGAGATCGTCGGGATCATCGGACCGAGTGGGTCGGGCAAGTCCACGCTCCTTCGGCTCCTCGACCTGATCGAAACCCCGACCACCGGAACGATCGCCCTCGACGGGGTGCCAGTGCCGACCGGGAGACACGGGCGTCTGCAGGTGATCAGGCAGATGGGGATGGTCTTTCAGCGGCCGGCGGTCTTCTCCGGGACCGTCAGCGAGAACATCAGCGCCGGACTCCGGTTCCGGGGCGAAGAGAAGGAAGTGATCGACAAGGAGGTCAAGCGGATGCTCGGGTTGATCAGACTCGAAGGATACGGAGACCGGATCGCCTCGACCCTCTCGGGCGGGGAACTGCAGCGTGTCGCGATCGCCCGTGCTGCGGTGACCAGGCCTGTGGTTCTCTTCATGGACGAGCCGACCGCCAACCTTGACCCGCATTCTACAGCCGTCATCGAGGACATGATCCACCACCTGGCTACAGAAGAGGAGACCACCATCCTGCTGGCCACCCATGATATGGTGCAGGGGCAGCGGCTCTGCGATAGGATCGGAGTGATGATCGACGGCAGACTGGTCCAGACCGGAACCCCGGACGAGATCTTCTCCTCTCCTGCCACCCCCGCCGTCGCGACCTTCACCGGCATCGATAACCTGCTGAACGGATATATAGAAGCGGTCACCGATGGGATCGCCGACTTTGTGGTGGCCGGTCATCACCTGCAGGCCATCATCGTTTCCGACAGGTACCGAGGGCCGGCCATCCTCAGCATCCGGCCTGAAGAGGTGACGCTGACCTTCGATCAGGGATCGGATGGAAGCGCACGCAACCAGATGAGCGGGACCATCAGCAGGATCCTTCCCCTCGGCCCGCTGGTCAGGGTCACCGTCGACTGTGATGCAGTACAGGTCACCGCCCTGATCACCAGGGCTTCCAATGAAGAGATGCACCTGACTGTGGGGAGGGTCGTCACGGCCAGGTTCAAGGCCAGTGCCGCGCACATCATTTTAGAACTATAG
- the mcrC gene encoding methyl-coenzyme M reductase I operon protein C, translated as MPMGRVTQVVDCREAMGMGKGGGMAQRGTISECRFPDVIVVGMSPGRRHVTKPVCDITSALRQQGVEYSISTLILNAGSGVPPDAPSIAGGVLGAYFGLTEKEIRQIERHKVAILHHGNVRSHVVQKVRYILQYCNIPAVVVSQAPIDFEDLAKEGVKTALVMPPPDKIRTQGTVMAIVSGVTRGQTPTREKMADVVREVMRLMKNPNKSE; from the coding sequence ATGCCGATGGGACGTGTGACCCAGGTCGTGGACTGCCGTGAGGCGATGGGGATGGGAAAAGGTGGAGGAATGGCCCAGCGTGGGACCATCTCCGAGTGCCGGTTCCCAGACGTCATCGTCGTCGGCATGTCCCCTGGACGAAGACATGTCACCAAACCAGTCTGTGATATCACCTCTGCGCTTCGGCAGCAGGGTGTCGAGTACAGCATCAGCACTTTGATCTTAAATGCAGGCAGTGGAGTACCGCCAGATGCACCGAGCATCGCAGGCGGGGTGCTCGGTGCCTACTTCGGCCTGACTGAGAAAGAGATCAGGCAGATAGAACGACACAAGGTCGCAATTCTGCATCACGGGAACGTACGGTCCCATGTGGTGCAGAAGGTCAGATATATTCTGCAGTACTGCAACATCCCTGCAGTGGTGGTCTCACAGGCTCCCATCGACTTTGAAGATCTGGCTAAAGAAGGCGTGAAGACCGCACTGGTGATGCCCCCTCCTGACAAGATCAGGACGCAGGGAACAGTCATGGCGATCGTATCAGGCGTCACCAGAGGACAGACACCTACACGTGAGAAGATGGCAGACGTCGTCAGAGAAGTAATGAGATTGATGAAAAACCCAAACAAATCGGAGTAA
- the mcrG gene encoding coenzyme-B sulfoethylthiotransferase subunit gamma, translated as MAYKPQYGPGTSVVAENRRKYMDPGHKLEKVRDITDEDIVLIMGHRAPGSAYPTAHPPLAEQQEPNCPVRKLVTPTEGAKAGDRVRYIQFADSMFNAPSQPYERTYLEMYRFRAIDPGTLSGRQIVECRERDLEKYAKELLNTELFDPARVGVRGATVHGHSLRLDEDGMMFDMLQRCVFDKKDGIVKYVKNQIGEPLDRAVPVGKPMDEKWLKAHSTIFHSLDGVAFRDDPEYVEYIQRIHSLRTKYGFMPKE; from the coding sequence ATGGCATACAAACCACAGTATGGACCAGGAACATCGGTTGTCGCTGAAAACCGGCGCAAGTACATGGACCCTGGACACAAGCTGGAAAAGGTCCGTGACATCACGGATGAGGACATTGTACTGATTATGGGGCACCGTGCACCAGGTTCGGCATACCCAACTGCACACCCCCCACTGGCAGAGCAGCAGGAACCAAACTGCCCAGTCAGAAAACTGGTCACCCCAACCGAGGGTGCAAAGGCCGGCGACCGTGTCCGATATATCCAGTTCGCAGACTCGATGTTCAACGCACCAAGCCAGCCCTATGAACGAACCTACCTCGAGATGTACCGCTTCCGTGCAATCGACCCAGGTACGCTCTCTGGCCGCCAGATCGTCGAGTGCCGCGAGCGCGACCTCGAAAAGTACGCAAAGGAACTGCTCAACACCGAACTCTTCGACCCGGCCCGAGTCGGCGTTAGGGGTGCCACAGTCCACGGTCACTCGCTTCGTCTCGATGAAGACGGCATGATGTTCGATATGCTCCAGCGCTGTGTCTTCGACAAGAAGGACGGCATTGTCAAGTACGTCAAGAACCAGATCGGTGAACCACTCGACCGTGCAGTCCCAGTCGGGAAGCCAATGGATGAGAAGTGGCTCAAGGCACACAGCACGATCTTCCACTCACTCGACGGTGTCGCATTCCGTGACGACCCAGAGTACGTTGAGTACATTCAGCGGATCCACTCGCTGAGGACCAAGTATGGCTTCATGCCAAAGGAGTGA
- the mcrD gene encoding methyl-coenzyme M reductase operon protein D — MTDAIYPQCRIVPERLLNPSTVERLLNLLVTIESIRKILIKGSSIPPAVPYGPARGALNPHSMRRTIMVGEQPVELTVHVGIIDMELEDRDALPQIKAACEEVFTQFTYSIKEGRFMKTQASTSDYAKYGPDADELLLGLADPKSRKGPVIVQGT, encoded by the coding sequence ATGACAGATGCCATATATCCTCAATGTAGGATCGTCCCGGAACGTCTCCTCAACCCCAGTACAGTTGAACGGCTCCTGAACCTGCTGGTCACCATAGAATCCATCAGAAAGATCCTGATCAAAGGATCCTCAATTCCGCCGGCAGTACCCTACGGTCCTGCCCGAGGGGCATTAAACCCCCATTCAATGCGGCGTACTATCATGGTCGGGGAGCAGCCTGTGGAGCTCACAGTTCATGTTGGGATCATCGACATGGAACTGGAAGACCGGGACGCATTGCCGCAGATCAAGGCGGCATGCGAAGAGGTCTTTACACAGTTCACGTACAGTATCAAGGAAGGCAGGTTTATGAAGACCCAGGCCTCGACCTCCGACTACGCAAAGTACGGTCCTGATGCGGACGAGTTATTGCTTGGACTTGCTGACCCAAAGAGTCGGAAAGGACCGGTCATAGTACAGGGAACCTAA
- the mcrB gene encoding coenzyme-B sulfoethylthiotransferase subunit beta — translation MAKYQETIDLYDDEGKLLKSGVNLEKISPLVNPGIKKIIDLTKRTIAVNLNGIQEGLKSGKLGGKANQILGRSLNYDIVKDHEAITERIKKMIEVEEGDDTTIRTIGNGKMLMIEVPSARLASASTYDAAITSVASATTLALLDQYNIGMFDASVVKAAVWGTYPQTMDMQGANVVSILSIPQNNEGLGFSLRNVAANQSVMMTHRNAFQGAALASTFEQAGEFEMGMAIGPFERAQLLGFAYQGLNANNIVYDLVKKNGATGTVGTVVQSLVERALEDKVITPGKKGKSGYIFYDTKDPMLWNAYTAAGTLAATMVNCGAGRFAQAVSSTLLYFNDLLEHETGLPGCDYGRVMGVAVGFSFFSHSIYGGGGPGIFNGNHVVTRHAAGFGMPCIVSACALDAGTQMFTPEGTAKIFEDTYGQLPEFKTPMQTIAKSI, via the coding sequence ATGGCAAAATACCAGGAAACAATTGACCTCTATGATGATGAGGGCAAACTGTTAAAGAGCGGGGTCAACCTCGAAAAGATCAGCCCCCTGGTCAACCCGGGGATCAAGAAGATCATCGACCTGACCAAGCGCACGATCGCTGTCAACCTGAATGGTATTCAGGAAGGACTGAAATCCGGAAAACTCGGCGGTAAGGCCAACCAGATCCTCGGACGCTCATTGAACTATGACATTGTCAAGGACCATGAAGCGATCACAGAGAGGATCAAGAAGATGATCGAGGTCGAAGAGGGCGATGACACCACGATCAGAACCATCGGCAACGGCAAGATGCTGATGATAGAGGTCCCAAGCGCACGGCTGGCCTCTGCATCGACCTATGACGCGGCGATCACCTCCGTGGCATCAGCGACCACCCTCGCACTGCTCGACCAGTACAACATCGGGATGTTCGACGCCTCGGTCGTCAAGGCAGCAGTCTGGGGAACCTATCCACAGACGATGGACATGCAGGGTGCAAATGTCGTCTCAATTCTATCCATCCCACAGAACAACGAAGGTCTCGGTTTCTCGCTTCGTAATGTTGCAGCAAACCAGTCTGTGATGATGACCCACCGGAACGCATTCCAGGGCGCAGCACTCGCATCCACCTTCGAACAAGCGGGAGAGTTCGAGATGGGTATGGCAATCGGCCCATTCGAGCGTGCACAGCTGCTGGGATTCGCATACCAGGGGCTCAACGCAAACAATATCGTCTACGACCTGGTCAAGAAGAACGGTGCAACAGGCACTGTTGGTACCGTCGTACAGTCGCTTGTCGAGCGGGCCCTTGAAGATAAGGTCATCACCCCAGGCAAGAAGGGCAAGAGTGGGTACATCTTCTATGACACCAAGGACCCGATGCTCTGGAACGCCTATACCGCAGCAGGTACACTTGCAGCAACCATGGTCAACTGTGGTGCAGGACGGTTCGCACAGGCAGTATCTTCGACACTGCTGTACTTCAACGACCTGCTTGAGCATGAGACCGGTCTCCCAGGATGCGACTACGGTCGTGTAATGGGTGTAGCCGTCGGTTTCTCATTCTTCAGCCACTCGATCTACGGTGGTGGCGGTCCAGGTATCTTCAACGGGAACCACGTCGTGACCAGACACGCAGCCGGATTCGGTATGCCCTGTATCGTCTCTGCATGTGCACTTGATGCGGGAACTCAGATGTTCACCCCAGAAGGCACCGCAAAGATCTTCGAGGACACCTATGGGCAGCTGCCTGAGTTCAAGACCCCGATGCAGACCATTGCAAAGAGCATCTGA
- the mtrE gene encoding tetrahydromethanopterin S-methyltransferase subunit E, which translates to MVDNIVFGIGITALAGALAAVAGAAEDVESDIGSQGDPNSQVQLAPQMGFIHRIFNKAVAGEPPAYGLWCALGAGIAWAFMAMQFNPVLAIILGCALATFVQGVYATTAYLGRTASLAKFGQPVYIDILKSMTSVTMAHAFVAVFTTVSLCYLMNAALGHPFPLPLLGLVWGIALGAAGSATGNPFYGKERQYQNQKFGAGVPISASGNIVRYAEAGQRNSLDNGWFSSKLGGPASGICFGLIVFLELWRTVIFEKVGGGWGSIIVGVIMILIFAIVDRYIETWARKNYGPYTTEETSA; encoded by the coding sequence ATGGTAGACAACATAGTATTTGGCATTGGAATCACTGCATTGGCAGGAGCTCTTGCTGCCGTAGCCGGTGCTGCGGAAGATGTTGAATCTGATATCGGCTCACAAGGAGACCCGAATTCACAGGTTCAACTCGCGCCGCAGATGGGATTCATTCACCGCATCTTCAACAAAGCAGTGGCAGGTGAACCCCCCGCATACGGTCTATGGTGCGCTCTCGGCGCAGGTATAGCATGGGCTTTTATGGCAATGCAGTTCAATCCAGTTCTTGCAATCATCCTCGGTTGCGCTCTGGCGACATTCGTTCAGGGCGTCTACGCGACGACTGCCTACTTGGGCAGGACTGCAAGTTTAGCAAAGTTTGGACAGCCGGTGTATATCGATATCTTAAAGTCGATGACATCGGTCACGATGGCACACGCATTTGTGGCGGTCTTCACCACAGTGTCGCTCTGCTATCTGATGAACGCAGCACTTGGGCATCCATTCCCGCTTCCGCTCCTCGGCCTTGTCTGGGGTATCGCACTCGGTGCAGCAGGATCTGCAACTGGCAACCCATTCTATGGGAAGGAGCGCCAGTACCAGAACCAGAAGTTCGGAGCCGGTGTCCCAATATCAGCATCAGGAAACATCGTCCGGTATGCTGAAGCAGGACAGCGGAACTCACTCGACAACGGCTGGTTCTCCTCGAAGCTTGGCGGCCCCGCATCAGGGATCTGCTTCGGCCTGATCGTCTTCCTCGAACTCTGGAGAACGGTCATTTTCGAGAAGGTCGGCGGAGGATGGGGTTCCATCATCGTCGGTGTCATCATGATCCTGATCTTCGCAATCGTTGACCGGTACATCGAGACCTGGGCACGGAAGAACTACGGACCATACACCACAGAGGAGACGTCCGCATGA